Proteins from one Ketobacter alkanivorans genomic window:
- a CDS encoding glycosyltransferase — protein sequence MSKHILHITYDMNIGGTEQVIKNLVLGLNGQKFRSSVLCIDGQVGPWGQELEAAGIKHHCLQRQPGFDIGLIRSIRSLVLSQSVDIVHAHQYTPYTYGWFGSMFTGKPVIFTEHGRFYPDVSSTKRKLINPILQTRTAAITSISRATKQALVTYENFSASCIEVIYNGMADSICQPSDSLALELGLESGHTVFGTISRLDPIKNQTMMLRAFAHCLKTFEHVRMLIVGDGPSRVELESLVDELEIRHAVIFTGFQPKPQQYLALMDVFLLPSLSEGTSMTLLEAMCFAKPSIATAVGGTPEIIEDGVSGLLTPNDDEQALATAMLKLAASSSLRQALGGKARAAYEARFTLANMVNCYESLYARLLSP from the coding sequence ATGTCGAAGCACATACTGCATATCACCTATGACATGAACATTGGTGGCACCGAGCAAGTCATCAAGAACCTGGTGTTGGGCCTGAACGGGCAGAAATTTCGCTCATCGGTACTCTGCATTGATGGGCAGGTTGGCCCGTGGGGACAAGAGCTTGAGGCGGCTGGTATTAAGCATCATTGCCTCCAGCGGCAGCCTGGGTTTGATATCGGCTTGATCAGGTCAATTCGTAGCCTGGTGCTGAGCCAGAGCGTGGATATTGTGCATGCGCATCAATATACCCCCTATACCTATGGCTGGTTTGGGTCGATGTTCACCGGTAAGCCGGTGATTTTTACCGAACATGGTCGCTTCTATCCTGATGTTAGTAGCACCAAGCGGAAGCTGATCAACCCCATTCTGCAAACGCGAACTGCCGCTATAACCAGTATTTCCAGAGCCACCAAACAGGCATTAGTGACTTATGAGAACTTTAGTGCGTCATGCATTGAGGTGATTTACAACGGGATGGCTGACAGCATTTGCCAGCCATCGGATTCGCTGGCGCTTGAGCTTGGCCTTGAATCAGGTCATACCGTGTTCGGTACGATCTCGCGTCTTGACCCGATCAAAAATCAGACAATGATGTTGCGGGCGTTTGCTCATTGCTTGAAGACGTTTGAGCACGTCAGGATGCTGATTGTGGGTGATGGCCCCTCAAGGGTTGAATTGGAGTCGTTGGTGGATGAGCTGGAAATCCGTCATGCCGTAATATTTACTGGATTCCAGCCTAAGCCGCAGCAATATCTGGCGCTCATGGATGTGTTTCTGTTGCCGTCATTAAGCGAGGGCACCTCAATGACACTGCTTGAGGCTATGTGTTTTGCAAAACCATCGATAGCGACAGCGGTTGGTGGGACCCCGGAAATCATAGAGGACGGAGTGTCCGGACTGTTAACGCCAAACGATGATGAGCAGGCGCTTGCAACAGCCATGCTGAAATTGGCTGCATCGTCATCGTTGCGACAAGCCCTTGGCGGTAAGGCCCGGGCCGCCTACGAAGCGCGTTTTACCTTGGCTAATATGGTGAACTGCTATGAGTCGTTGTACGCCAGGCTGTTGAGCCCCTAA
- a CDS encoding glycosyltransferase family 4 protein has translation MKKPKILAITSELPWPLNTGGHIRTYHILKSIAQNFDLTLVVPELPSDAPGVQQLQSVGVRVLNVKVGPRSVPAEAKRALVAALKSEPYVMYHRHNRAEVRRAIQMELHNTNYDAIYLDHLDPFAFHDLFPDQNIIVDLHNVYSLLAERVAEEHQGIRRWYLHREARLLAKIEKEVATQASGLMTVSQEEQKDFTELGNSNVHLVANGVDCSSYFSLPLGRSHSAPVLLYIGALSWQPNAQAAKYLAHEVIGKVRERHPQAVLKLVGRDPDKSVLELGEIPGVEVHANVPDIGVYLAEASMLVVALDSGGGTRLKILEAFAAGLPVVSTATGCEGIACEHGKHLWIAEREDFSEAIDHLVAHPELAMSLATHGRALVENQYDWSALGRYACKAIESVLEQSAE, from the coding sequence ATGAAAAAGCCTAAGATTTTAGCGATTACCAGTGAATTGCCATGGCCGCTCAACACCGGGGGCCATATTCGTACCTATCACATCCTGAAATCCATTGCCCAGAATTTTGACCTGACGCTGGTGGTGCCGGAACTGCCGAGCGATGCACCTGGCGTGCAGCAGCTGCAATCTGTCGGGGTGCGGGTATTGAATGTAAAGGTGGGGCCGCGTTCAGTGCCTGCAGAGGCGAAAAGGGCGTTGGTTGCGGCGCTCAAATCCGAGCCTTATGTTATGTACCATAGGCACAACCGTGCGGAAGTGCGTCGTGCTATCCAGATGGAACTGCACAACACCAATTATGATGCGATTTACCTGGATCACTTGGATCCTTTTGCGTTTCATGACCTGTTCCCAGATCAAAACATTATTGTAGATTTGCATAACGTTTATTCCCTGTTGGCGGAGCGAGTCGCAGAGGAACATCAGGGTATTCGTCGCTGGTATCTGCATCGAGAGGCCAGGCTGCTGGCTAAAATCGAAAAGGAAGTTGCAACCCAGGCTTCGGGCTTGATGACAGTATCCCAAGAAGAGCAGAAAGACTTTACGGAATTGGGAAACTCTAACGTGCATCTGGTGGCAAACGGCGTGGATTGCTCCAGTTACTTTTCGTTACCGCTGGGGCGATCGCACAGCGCCCCGGTACTGTTATATATCGGAGCGCTATCCTGGCAACCCAATGCCCAGGCGGCGAAGTATCTTGCGCATGAGGTTATTGGTAAAGTTCGAGAGCGTCATCCTCAGGCAGTATTGAAGCTCGTGGGGCGCGATCCCGACAAGTCAGTGTTGGAGCTGGGCGAGATTCCCGGTGTGGAAGTGCACGCCAATGTTCCGGATATCGGCGTATATCTGGCAGAAGCCTCCATGTTGGTGGTGGCGCTGGATTCTGGTGGTGGCACTCGCCTGAAAATACTGGAGGCTTTTGCGGCAGGCTTGCCTGTTGTAAGTACAGCAACGGGCTGCGAAGGCATAGCATGTGAGCATGGTAAACATCTGTGGATAGCTGAACGCGAAGACTTTTCTGAGGCGATTGATCATTTGGTTGCGCACCCTGAATTGGCTATGAGCCTGGCAACCCATGGGCGGGCTTTGGTTGAAAATCAGTATGATTGGAGTGCTTTGGGGCGTTACGCCTGCAAAGCGATCGAAAGTGTTTTGGAGCAATCAGCAGAATGA
- a CDS encoding glycosyltransferase family 4 protein, whose protein sequence is MIREAKDITLVLASNDKRSGNLEQELRSRVGELIKIDYDPIAPQYKYLAALLTYHPDRGVWWTRYQWHPVVQAGRRANVVKALKKLDRPFDALLMWGSWMHPVKNTAFQDKPFYYYIDQSCNKHLDPFDPVDAPGLDKPRLAFNRAQRESYEDAKRVFCMSQWTREQTLESHDIPESKAVAVGWGPIGINLSHESLSQNRTEKIVLFVGNEFLRKGMDYLREAIPKVVEQIPDARFIVVGENADHYELEPHPNLELTGLISDIEQLKDLYRRASVFVLPHRFERAGHVIIEAMTAGLPIVTSNQGGPPEVVHQGENGFVVEIGDVDGLAGSMVKLLQDAELAGNFGEKSREIAQNGYLWGNIADKMLSDILQTLP, encoded by the coding sequence ATGATTCGTGAAGCGAAAGACATCACTCTTGTATTGGCATCCAATGACAAGCGTTCTGGCAATCTTGAGCAGGAGCTTCGCAGTAGAGTTGGTGAATTGATCAAGATCGATTATGACCCTATTGCACCTCAGTATAAGTATCTTGCAGCTTTGTTGACCTATCACCCCGACCGTGGAGTGTGGTGGACTCGCTACCAATGGCATCCTGTGGTGCAGGCCGGGCGGCGTGCAAATGTAGTCAAGGCCCTGAAAAAGCTGGATCGGCCGTTCGATGCGTTGCTCATGTGGGGCAGTTGGATGCACCCAGTTAAGAACACCGCCTTTCAGGATAAGCCGTTCTATTATTACATTGATCAAAGCTGTAATAAGCATCTTGACCCGTTTGATCCAGTTGATGCTCCGGGGCTTGATAAGCCGCGGCTGGCGTTCAACCGCGCTCAGCGGGAAAGTTATGAGGATGCCAAGCGCGTATTCTGTATGTCCCAGTGGACCCGAGAGCAAACGCTGGAAAGTCATGATATTCCTGAGTCGAAGGCGGTAGCAGTTGGCTGGGGCCCAATCGGCATTAATCTTTCCCACGAGAGCCTTAGTCAGAATCGTACCGAAAAGATTGTTTTGTTTGTCGGTAACGAATTTCTTCGCAAGGGGATGGATTACTTGCGTGAGGCCATACCCAAGGTGGTTGAGCAAATACCCGATGCGCGCTTCATCGTTGTGGGTGAGAACGCCGATCACTATGAGTTAGAGCCGCACCCCAATCTCGAGCTAACCGGGTTGATCTCAGACATTGAACAGCTTAAGGATCTGTATCGCAGAGCTTCTGTGTTTGTCCTTCCTCATCGGTTTGAGCGTGCAGGGCACGTCATCATTGAAGCCATGACCGCCGGACTGCCCATCGTTACCTCCAATCAAGGTGGCCCCCCAGAGGTTGTTCATCAGGGTGAGAATGGCTTTGTTGTTGAGATTGGGGATGTGGATGGGCTTGCTGGCTCGATGGTTAAGTTGCTGCAAGATGCTGAATTAGCGGGCAATTTTGGTGAGAAGAGCCGTGAAATTGCGCAGAATGGTTATTTGTGGGGGAACATTGCCGATAAGATGTTAAGCGACATCCTCCAGACGCTCCCTTGA
- a CDS encoding phosphotransferase: protein MTSSAFNTNEIQDILQHFEFYQGTLDELSVVPQRLTNQNARFRIGDKQWVIKRYDADNAPKNLALSHELQKHLASEGFPAATLELTKNGESLVRRGQHLYSVHQWIRGRHHNHIETGETISEKLICEVAANLGRFHCIASKHYESRIEPDLANAKALLQSPLENANAICAKNRLGIRGDSLLKWKLFKSPMDRWLLTTFPKFQRLAEQLARIPLAQGSALQEVVLTHNDINWLNLIFDDHESLIAIIDFDNIQFAPRQAEIGSAALVVAGGNTSHRSLFLEHYERSSGLSVDPDAVRISMLVRSARSFLWSMQAYRSKAVNDIDMLSTWMHFLDSTLDQFISDPDFRHLLQH from the coding sequence ATGACCAGCTCAGCTTTCAACACCAACGAAATTCAGGACATACTACAGCACTTCGAGTTTTATCAAGGCACGCTCGACGAGCTATCAGTAGTCCCTCAGCGCCTGACAAATCAGAATGCGCGATTTCGTATCGGCGACAAACAATGGGTCATTAAACGCTATGATGCCGACAACGCACCAAAGAACCTCGCACTGTCACACGAACTACAAAAACACTTAGCCAGCGAAGGGTTCCCGGCGGCAACATTGGAGTTGACCAAGAATGGCGAGAGCTTGGTTCGCCGTGGCCAGCATCTGTACTCGGTTCACCAATGGATTCGAGGGCGGCACCACAACCATATCGAAACTGGCGAAACGATCTCTGAAAAACTAATCTGCGAAGTCGCTGCAAACCTGGGCCGCTTCCACTGCATTGCCTCAAAGCACTATGAAAGCAGGATCGAACCAGACTTGGCTAACGCAAAAGCGCTCCTGCAGTCTCCGCTTGAGAATGCAAACGCCATCTGCGCCAAAAATCGTCTGGGAATTCGTGGGGACTCCCTGCTGAAATGGAAACTCTTCAAATCCCCAATGGATCGATGGTTGCTCACAACATTTCCAAAGTTTCAGCGCCTCGCAGAGCAATTAGCTCGCATACCGCTGGCACAGGGCTCTGCACTGCAAGAAGTAGTATTAACTCATAACGACATAAACTGGCTGAATCTGATTTTTGATGACCATGAATCGTTAATCGCCATCATCGATTTCGACAACATCCAGTTTGCACCGAGACAGGCTGAAATCGGTTCAGCCGCTTTGGTTGTTGCCGGTGGAAACACAAGTCATCGATCTCTTTTCTTAGAACATTATGAGCGATCATCCGGCCTCAGCGTCGATCCGGACGCGGTAAGAATCAGTATGCTGGTGCGCAGCGCAAGATCGTTTTTGTGGTCTATGCAGGCTTATCGTAGCAAAGCAGTCAACGATATAGACATGCTCAGTACATGGATGCACTTTCTGGACAGCACGTTAGATCAATTTATATCCGACCCGGATTTCCGACATTTGCTGCAACATTAG
- a CDS encoding MBOAT family O-acyltransferase codes for MLLLTGSYFFYMSWYWQYAGLIALSTIVDFAIGRKLHYETNEKKRKLLVLASLVLNLGILAIFKYFNFFFDASRSMFALVGIDIPEIYHQLLLPVGISFYTFQTLSYTLDIYRKNLKPEHSFVKFAVFVSFFPQLVAGPIVRAKDFLPQIDLPTKVSAEQWESGLKLVFIGLFKKIVIADLLAYLAVDAVFENPSAYSSWDLLIGLYAYTFQIYCDFSGYSDIAIGVALMLGFILPPNFNRPYLAQSPSDFWKRWHISLSSWLRDYLYISLGGNRGSTLFTARNLMITMVLGGLWHGAAFNFILWGAFHGCILIFTRNIVVESQFNGKMLAKILINFHLIVFSWLLFRVTSIENFTDYVSGFFQFTGGSQFNGLLYGILGLAALVHFTPRSLIDRAVNKYLDPMAIPLKSLVYVGLIFLFVGASIGAPSFIYFQF; via the coding sequence GTGCTTCTACTGACCGGCAGCTATTTCTTTTATATGTCTTGGTACTGGCAATACGCGGGCCTGATTGCACTGTCTACCATTGTCGATTTTGCCATCGGTAGAAAACTGCATTACGAAACCAATGAAAAGAAAAGGAAACTGCTGGTACTTGCCAGCCTCGTGCTCAACCTGGGCATATTGGCCATATTCAAATACTTTAATTTCTTTTTTGATGCCAGCAGATCCATGTTTGCGCTTGTTGGCATCGATATCCCCGAAATTTACCACCAGTTGTTGCTGCCGGTTGGAATATCTTTTTACACATTCCAAACCCTTAGCTACACATTGGATATCTATCGCAAAAATCTAAAACCCGAGCATTCCTTTGTTAAATTTGCGGTATTTGTATCGTTCTTTCCCCAGCTTGTGGCCGGCCCTATCGTACGGGCAAAAGACTTTCTGCCACAGATCGACCTCCCAACCAAAGTAAGCGCAGAGCAATGGGAATCAGGGCTAAAACTGGTGTTCATTGGGCTCTTCAAAAAGATCGTCATCGCTGATCTGTTAGCCTACTTGGCCGTGGATGCCGTATTCGAAAACCCCAGCGCCTATTCTTCATGGGATCTTCTGATTGGGTTGTATGCCTACACGTTCCAGATCTACTGCGATTTTTCAGGCTACTCCGACATTGCTATCGGCGTCGCCTTGATGCTGGGCTTTATATTGCCACCGAACTTCAACCGGCCCTACCTGGCACAATCACCTTCTGACTTCTGGAAGCGCTGGCACATTTCACTATCCAGCTGGCTAAGGGATTATCTCTACATATCATTAGGGGGCAACCGAGGCTCAACGCTGTTCACCGCACGCAACCTGATGATCACCATGGTACTTGGCGGACTGTGGCATGGTGCCGCATTCAACTTTATTTTGTGGGGCGCTTTCCACGGCTGCATCCTGATATTCACTCGAAATATCGTCGTCGAGTCACAATTTAACGGCAAGATGCTCGCCAAAATCTTGATCAACTTCCATTTAATTGTCTTCAGCTGGCTGCTTTTCCGCGTCACCAGCATCGAGAATTTCACTGATTACGTGAGCGGATTCTTCCAGTTTACTGGTGGATCCCAATTCAATGGGTTGCTATACGGCATACTTGGCCTTGCTGCACTGGTTCATTTCACTCCCCGCTCACTGATTGACCGGGCTGTGAACAAATACCTTGATCCAATGGCTATACCACTGAAATCACTTGTCTATGTTGGATTGATATTTCTGTTTGTTGGTGCATCCATCGGTGCACCTTCATTCATTTACTTCCAGTTTTAA
- a CDS encoding SGNH/GDSL hydrolase family protein: MKNSAARTFYQYLIIAVSVMLIIETGLEYRHYRLGYDTPIFGPQPEQSKPTQKNDTVSKYGPAKDFPFRSEIIPTEKNNNLRIWIASASHAYGGRVPPDKIFPNAICERLTPPIPCQSINGSDNGMTIAGNIRLLRKYAPLYQPDYAILYQMSMIISDQQRQLTQGTTSSQQTSNSIMDFSPAVKLFESLSLYVHLSDYIGNNIKLRGNLKERLPEAMDQDFEENILTFIQACRELHIKPVLTTFALSHDLSNIDEMSRTEITNFVKYQAYLSPTGWIKTINHYNTLMKKIGTEQGVDVIDVGQALNGKPNYFIDYVHFTADGHHIIAQVISDTLNQILAQEPGRDI, encoded by the coding sequence ATGAAAAACAGCGCCGCACGGACATTTTACCAATATCTCATAATCGCTGTGTCGGTCATGCTTATCATAGAAACCGGTCTCGAATATCGACACTACCGACTGGGCTACGACACCCCAATTTTCGGCCCGCAGCCAGAGCAATCCAAACCAACACAAAAAAACGATACCGTCTCCAAGTATGGCCCCGCCAAGGATTTTCCGTTTCGCAGCGAAATCATCCCAACCGAAAAAAACAACAACTTACGAATCTGGATCGCCTCTGCCTCCCACGCTTATGGCGGCAGGGTGCCACCTGATAAAATATTCCCCAACGCAATATGCGAACGCTTAACTCCGCCCATACCCTGCCAATCCATCAATGGCAGTGATAACGGTATGACCATCGCTGGCAACATTCGCCTGCTGCGCAAATACGCTCCACTGTATCAACCGGACTACGCAATCCTGTACCAAATGAGCATGATCATTTCGGACCAACAGAGACAGCTTACCCAAGGCACAACCTCCAGCCAGCAAACCAGCAATAGTATTATGGACTTCTCGCCGGCCGTTAAACTGTTCGAATCGCTATCGCTGTATGTGCATCTATCCGACTACATAGGCAATAACATCAAACTGCGAGGAAACCTGAAAGAACGCCTGCCGGAAGCAATGGATCAGGATTTCGAGGAAAACATACTTACGTTCATTCAGGCTTGTCGAGAACTGCACATTAAACCGGTACTGACCACGTTTGCCCTATCCCATGATTTAAGCAACATCGATGAGATGTCGCGCACCGAGATCACCAACTTTGTGAAGTATCAGGCCTACCTATCCCCCACAGGCTGGATCAAAACAATCAATCACTACAACACGCTCATGAAAAAGATCGGTACAGAACAGGGCGTTGATGTGATTGATGTAGGCCAGGCATTGAACGGAAAACCAAACTACTTTATCGACTACGTGCATTTCACTGCAGATGGACACCACATCATAGCTCAGGTCATCAGCGACACACTGAACCAAATTCTTGCTCAGGAGCCCGGGCGTGACATTTAA
- a CDS encoding right-handed parallel beta-helix repeat-containing protein, which yields MNVLNQYSFRISVASVLSFLLLMPVSVFAAVDPCLDRSSLPAASGTVVDVSSVSELNDAVSNLQNNSTIRLAPGTYSLSRTLYLRRNNVTIMGNGSDCGAVILAGRGMDNADNGGVTHGIWSDAQNLTVMNLTIRDTYQHGIVFNSGAYAPTINSVALINTGTQFIKSNPTSYSNGVNDGVVINSLFRYEVAPPATNHGGGTGYTNGVDVHAGDNWRISGNRFENFHTPDSANNLWNPAILMWNGASGSVVENNVFVDVDRAVAFGLMQRSEGYDHEGGVIRNNMIYYRSGLYSSSRTSSSDGAIIVWNSPNSVVAHNTILTNGNLNRSIEFRFNTSGAQAINNLFDASIGSRNSATYAATGNASGAAQALFVNPGNGDLRLRETATAVMNVVDAVSYAPTDVDGTQRSGAGSVDVGAHEFTAMSPPRPPENVQVQGN from the coding sequence ATGAACGTTCTTAATCAATATTCTTTTCGAATTTCCGTGGCATCAGTGTTGTCGTTTTTGCTGTTGATGCCCGTGTCGGTATTTGCAGCGGTCGATCCCTGCCTGGATCGCAGCAGCTTGCCAGCAGCGAGTGGCACCGTTGTCGATGTCTCGTCTGTGAGTGAGCTCAACGATGCGGTCTCGAATCTGCAGAACAATTCTACCATTCGCCTGGCTCCGGGCACCTATAGCCTGTCAAGAACGCTCTATTTAAGACGCAATAATGTCACTATCATGGGCAATGGCTCAGATTGTGGTGCGGTCATATTGGCGGGGCGAGGCATGGATAACGCCGATAATGGGGGCGTGACACATGGCATCTGGTCAGACGCCCAGAACTTAACGGTGATGAATCTAACCATACGCGATACCTATCAGCATGGGATTGTGTTTAATTCTGGAGCCTACGCGCCAACCATCAACAGCGTCGCTTTGATTAATACAGGTACTCAGTTTATCAAGTCGAATCCGACCTCCTACTCTAATGGGGTGAATGACGGGGTGGTGATCAATTCGTTGTTTCGTTATGAGGTAGCGCCGCCAGCAACAAACCATGGGGGCGGGACCGGTTATACCAATGGCGTTGATGTGCATGCCGGTGACAACTGGCGCATCAGCGGTAATCGCTTCGAGAACTTTCATACCCCTGATTCGGCCAATAACCTTTGGAATCCTGCCATTCTTATGTGGAACGGTGCGTCAGGCAGCGTGGTAGAGAATAACGTTTTTGTTGATGTGGACAGGGCGGTGGCATTTGGTTTGATGCAGCGTTCAGAAGGCTATGATCATGAGGGCGGCGTTATTCGCAACAATATGATCTATTATCGCAGCGGCTTGTATTCTTCCAGCCGCACCTCCAGTTCAGATGGTGCCATCATCGTGTGGAACTCACCCAACAGTGTGGTTGCCCACAACACCATTTTGACCAATGGCAACCTTAATCGCTCCATCGAGTTCCGTTTCAATACCTCTGGGGCACAGGCCATTAATAATTTGTTTGATGCCTCCATAGGATCAAGAAACTCAGCTACTTACGCAGCAACGGGCAATGCGTCCGGTGCGGCGCAGGCGCTGTTTGTTAATCCGGGTAACGGTGATCTGCGTCTGAGAGAGACGGCAACTGCGGTCATGAATGTGGTGGATGCTGTGTCCTATGCGCCGACGGATGTCGATGGAACTCAGCGCAGTGGGGCGGGTTCGGTAGACGTTGGTGCTCACGAATTTACGGCGATGTCACCACCGCGCCCACCTGAAAATGTGCAGGTGCAGGGTAATTAA
- a CDS encoding O-antigen ligase family protein has translation MAFTSHTAWAFMLYQFIYFMNPLGRWWSYMIPSISYSFFTVILMLIVFTWKLKEHSQNRLMAAPQFKWIFMIAAGYAIASGYASLPSVHSDATINFIKMVVILSVAYKLVDTSNKLDGILYAYIAGTAYIGYLAYQVGRDSTGRVEGIGTVDAPDSNGIAAAIAPSAVLCLYFFWIHNKKLAKFSIAVAGAFIANAIVLINSRASFLAIIGGNLYFLAYMFFSSHQRTNQKSSAVAVVFMGLIAASFLIDQTAIERFLSIKEQEMTEEQQTGATRVFFWIAAMDMAKDHPFGAGAAGFEAHAPEYLPEDMDTGFSRNRSVHSTWFEALTDLGYPGIFMLIMLLYSSFWATRQTKKELARRKDFDNYYKVVAIEGALISFIIAMSFMNRFRAELLYWCVLFTACAYNIYVVKQIAEEEPANSRRRVRQTRSPQLKGS, from the coding sequence ATGGCTTTCACCAGCCATACTGCCTGGGCGTTCATGCTTTACCAATTCATATACTTCATGAACCCTTTGGGACGTTGGTGGAGCTACATGATACCCAGCATCAGCTATTCGTTCTTCACCGTAATATTGATGCTGATCGTGTTCACCTGGAAATTGAAAGAGCACAGCCAAAACCGGCTGATGGCGGCTCCGCAGTTCAAATGGATATTCATGATCGCAGCGGGCTATGCTATTGCATCCGGCTACGCTTCGCTGCCCTCTGTCCACAGTGACGCCACCATTAACTTCATCAAAATGGTGGTTATTCTTTCTGTTGCTTATAAATTGGTGGATACCAGCAACAAACTGGATGGCATTCTGTATGCCTACATTGCAGGCACAGCGTATATTGGATACTTGGCCTACCAAGTTGGCCGGGACAGCACCGGACGAGTAGAAGGCATAGGCACCGTCGATGCGCCTGACTCCAACGGCATTGCTGCGGCCATCGCGCCGTCCGCCGTCCTCTGCCTGTATTTTTTCTGGATACACAACAAAAAGCTGGCCAAATTCTCCATCGCGGTCGCCGGAGCCTTTATCGCCAACGCCATCGTATTGATCAATAGCCGAGCATCATTCCTGGCTATTATTGGCGGAAACCTGTACTTCCTCGCGTACATGTTTTTTTCATCCCATCAACGCACCAATCAAAAAAGCTCCGCCGTGGCCGTAGTTTTTATGGGGTTAATTGCAGCCAGCTTTCTAATTGACCAAACCGCTATTGAGCGCTTTTTATCCATAAAAGAACAAGAGATGACCGAAGAGCAACAAACGGGCGCTACACGGGTATTTTTCTGGATCGCCGCAATGGACATGGCCAAGGATCACCCCTTTGGAGCCGGTGCCGCAGGCTTTGAAGCCCATGCACCGGAATACCTGCCTGAAGACATGGACACAGGGTTCAGCCGCAACCGAAGCGTCCACTCCACCTGGTTTGAAGCGCTCACCGACCTGGGTTACCCCGGCATATTCATGTTGATTATGTTGCTGTACTCCAGCTTTTGGGCAACGCGGCAAACCAAAAAGGAGCTAGCAAGAAGAAAAGACTTCGACAATTACTACAAGGTGGTTGCGATAGAGGGTGCCCTTATCTCTTTCATCATCGCCATGTCATTTATGAATCGATTCCGGGCAGAACTACTGTACTGGTGCGTGCTGTTTACCGCCTGCGCTTACAACATCTACGTAGTCAAGCAAATTGCAGAGGAAGAACCCGCCAACTCACGTCGACGGGTTCGACAAACAAGATCACCACAACTCAAAGGATCTTAA
- a CDS encoding sulfotransferase family protein, protein MKATAVELAVSDNCLLAYKLCREWKRDLVLTVNEAGKERKLRFPKHLDRLSIDAVTESCSDVVKVGRSGIRGLIDKDENYVLDQQVSRRVLISGSGRCGTQAISQFLDGMLDQNNKVVNARHETLHEFILPLLVAGDAEGISKIARDMMHDIESAPYYALCPDAIHADYVVHLVRDGRRVVQSGMNRGWYDDNSLWNQIKPVFSKDRFENCCHLWRLTTDNMTQCADATFRLEDLVASAQERARLVSTVGLQWSGKELPLANQGKLSSDYTQWTVRQQAQFDEICGPMMDRHYPDWRN, encoded by the coding sequence ATGAAAGCTACCGCGGTAGAGTTGGCAGTGTCTGATAACTGCTTATTGGCGTACAAACTGTGCAGAGAATGGAAGCGTGATTTGGTGTTGACGGTGAATGAGGCTGGGAAGGAGCGTAAGCTGCGATTCCCCAAGCATCTGGATCGCCTCAGTATCGATGCTGTGACGGAAAGCTGCTCGGATGTTGTGAAGGTTGGGCGCTCTGGTATCAGGGGGCTTATCGATAAAGATGAGAACTATGTGCTGGATCAGCAGGTGAGTCGGCGAGTGCTGATTTCTGGGTCCGGGCGTTGTGGAACACAGGCGATATCACAGTTTCTTGATGGCATGCTTGATCAGAATAACAAGGTCGTGAATGCCCGCCACGAGACATTGCATGAATTTATCCTGCCGCTGCTCGTGGCTGGCGATGCTGAGGGTATCAGCAAGATCGCTCGGGATATGATGCACGATATCGAGTCTGCGCCTTATTACGCGTTGTGTCCCGATGCCATTCATGCCGATTACGTTGTGCACCTTGTGCGTGATGGTCGACGAGTGGTCCAGTCGGGCATGAATCGGGGGTGGTATGATGACAACAGCCTGTGGAATCAGATTAAGCCAGTGTTCAGCAAGGATCGATTTGAGAATTGCTGTCATTTGTGGCGGTTAACCACCGACAATATGACGCAGTGTGCAGATGCCACGTTTCGTTTGGAGGATCTGGTTGCCTCCGCCCAAGAGCGCGCCCGTCTGGTGTCGACTGTTGGGTTGCAATGGTCGGGTAAGGAGCTGCCGTTGGCAAACCAGGGCAAGCTTTCATCGGATTACACGCAATGGACAGTGCGCCAGCAGGCGCAATTCGATGAGATTTGCGGCCCAATGATGGACCGACATTATCCTGATTGGCGCAACTGA